The region AAAGTTGAATGGATTTATTGGCAAATCGGCTGATCATATTTTCCGATTGGAAAAACTAATATCTGATTTGCTGGACGTAACCCGGATAAACGCCGGTAAAATGACCTACGAGTTGCAGCCATTCGATTTTACCCAAATGCTGTCCGACTCGATCGAGAGTGTGCAGTTAAAAGCAGATAACCACCAAATCATACTGGAAAGTGCAGATTCGCTTACCTACACCGGCGACAGGCTCAGGCTGGAACAGGTGATGAACAACTTTTTAACCAACGCCGTAAAATACTCACCAAACGGTGGTCGTATTCTTATTAACTCCAGGGTGCAGGACAATGGCGTGGTAGTATCCGTTGAAGACTTTGGTATCGGTATAGATGAAGAACACCTGGACAAACTTTTCGACCGTTATTACCGCGTAGATAACACCGCCATGCGTTTTGAGGGCCTTGGTTTGGGCCTGTTCATCTCCTCGGAAATATTAAAACGCCACCATGGCACCTTTTGGATAGAAAGCCGTCAAGGACAGGGCACCACCTTCTTCTTCCGCCTTCCTTTGCAGAATGACGAACCTGTAGAAATAATTGATCAGGATGATGTGTTTTACAAGGATAAAACCATTACCGTAACTTACAACGAAGCAGCCAAGCGGTTAGATGTAGACTGGACGGGATTCCAGGACCTGGAAAGCGTAAAGGCTGGCGGAATGCGTATGCTGCGCATGTTAAAACATAATAAAGTGAGCAGGGTACTTAATGATAATACTCATGTTATTGGTAATTGGTCTGAAGCATCTGACTGGGCGGCTCAGGAATGGTTCCCGATGATGGAGGCAGCCGGGCTAAGGTATTTTGCATGGATCTACTCGCCCAGCGCGTTTGCCAGGCTTGCTGCGGAAAAAAGCGCAGATGTGAGTATAGGCAATGTTACTGTACAATTCTTTACAGATTACTACGATGCCGAAAGGTGGATAAACGAAGTATAACTAAAGGGAAGCGTTATTCCTTCCCTTTAGTTGTTTTACATATCGGCATTTACCACTTGCGTACGCCCAGCAATTTCTCCCCAAGTTCGGTAAGCTCAGCTACAGGGTTTTTCTTTTCGCGTTCAAGCGGATCGCCGGGGAACGCATAACCCTGCATAGCTTCGCGGCTTTTCCAGCTATTTATACGCCAGTTAACAAGGTCCTCGTCATCCTCTTGAGCTGGCATCATAGCAATATACTGTGCAATACGCACTTTATTACCGCTTGTATTTGCACGTATGCCGTGTGGCAGCAAGCTGTTAAAAATCAACAGATCACCAGCCTCTAGTTTAACCTTCACCAATTCAAAACCAGTAGTATCGGGTTTGTAATGGTCGCGGTCCGCAGGTTGTGTAAGCTTCCAGGTGTCGTACGTGCGGTATAATTCGGGTATGCACTGAAAGCCCCCCATAGCTTCGTCAGTCTGGTCGGCCAGTGCCAATACACCTTGCACGTTCTGAGGCTTTGTTTCCGGATCATAATCCCAGTGGATAAAGCCTTTATACTCAAACCCTGGCCGCAGTGGGAAATTAAGATTGGCACGATCTATCGTAACCCAAAGCTTTTCTGTGCCCCATACATCAGCAAAGGCCTGATGAACTTTAGGTGTTTGGCGGTTGTCCCACATGAGTTGATGATTATATATCTCAACCATGCCCGTATTATTTAGTTCAGCCATCTGCATTTGTGCGTTTGGCCGTTTATACCAGGTGTTAATATCATTGGCATCTTTATCTTCATATTCCCATATATAAGCGGCAAGCTTTTCTGCCTGTTCGCGCGGTACGGCGCTCTTTATAATTACGTAACCGTTTTCTATCCAAAATTTCCAGTCTTCTTCACTCATTACTTGCAGTGATTTTCCCGAACTCCGGTCATTAAGCTTAAGCGTGCTTGATTTTGCAGTAGACGGATTGCCGGGTATTTCCTTATGGGCATTTTTCGGTCCGGCGGCCATTGTCATTGTCTCCATTGTTTTTTGCTCAGTCATCATGTTTAATGTGGTTTATATTACAAATGTAAAACTGGTCTTACCCTTCAATATTCTTTACAATGACAGAAACTTGCTCTGTATTGACCAATATTCTATCTTTAACTAGAGATTGTAATCAATAATAGATGAACGAAATACAATTAGAAAAAGTAGACTTTGAGCCGGGCAAGTCATTCAAGCTGTTTTCCCCGCGCCTGAGAAATACTTTTTTATGGCACTACCATCCTGAGTTTGAACTGGTGTATGTTGAAGCGGATGCCGGCATAAGGCACGTGGGAGCACACATATCCAGCTACACGCAAAGCGACCTGGTGCTAATTGGCAGTAACATCCCGCACCTCAATTTTGACTATCGCCTGCGCAGCGATTACCACCAGATAGTTGTTCAGCTACGGGAAAACTTTCTCGGCAGAGCTATTGGTACGGCACCGGAAATGGCACTTATAGATCAGCTGTTTAAAAGAGCTAAAAGGGGAATAGCATTTTACGGTGAAACGAGGACAGCCATAGCTTCCCGGCTGAAAAACCTAAAGGAAATGAATTCATTTGAGCAGCTGATAGAGCTCGTGCGTATATTCAATGTGCTGGCACAATCAAACGAGTACCTGATATTAAATGAAGATGATATCAGCATACAATTTTTCTTAAAGGACAAGATCAGGATGGGTGCGATATACGAGTATATAGATGCTAACTACAACCGCAAGCCGGACGTGAATGTGGTAGCAGCCAAGGTAAACCTCACTACAGCTGCGTTCTGCCGGTATTTTAAACGGCAGACCAAGATGACCTTCACCGACTTTGTGAACCAGTACCGTATAGACATTGCAAAAAATTTGTTAATGCAGGACAAGAACATCACGGAAACCTGCTACGATGTTGGCTTTGAAAGCCTCTCTTATTTTAATAAGCTATTCAAGAAGTTGGTTGGGGTAAACCCATCAAACTTTAGGAAGAATATTCGCCAGCAAGTAAGCTAAGTAGCTGTATTCCAGTATTTTTATTCCACAATGTTTTTAGGTTGATAAGGCCATTCCCGGTTCATCTTTGCTTTTACAAAGTAGACTACAGTGCCTGCAGCTATAGCTATTAATCCCCCGGCCACCATGTGCAACCCTGTTGAGATGAGTATACCCAGCCAAATAAGCACGGCAAGTATCACCGGAACGGGAAAGAATGGCATTTTATAAGGAAACAGACTTGTTTTTCGAGATTTACGTAGCAACAGCAAGCCAATTGCCTGCGCTATAAACTGCACCAGTATACGCATGGCCAATATAGCGCTGATCACATCGCTTAGCTTGAAGAGCAGGCTAAAAGCAAATGCTATTGCACCTAATACCAATAAGGAGACGTATGGAAAATTGCCCTTTGGGTGCAATTTGGCAAATACCTTAAAAAAAGCACCATCGGCAGCTGCCGCATATGGTATACGGCTGTACCCCAATGTTGCCGAAAATACCGATGAGAACGCCACAAGCAAAACTAGACAGGTAACAACCTTTGCAGCGGTATCGCCGGCGAGGTATTGCATAAACTCGCTAATAACAAACTTACTATCTTTTGCCTGCTGCCATGGTATAACGCTTACCACGCTGATATTCATCAATAGGTATAACAGTGCTATGCCTGCAATGGATAAGAACATGCTGCGCGGAATGTTCTTAGAAGGATTAATAATCTCCCCGCCTAAATGGCAAACATTATAATAACCCAAATAGCTGTAAACGCTCTTGACACTGGCAAAACCTATAGCTGCAACAAAGGCGTAATTAACTTTAAAACCATCATTAATGTGTTTAATTGGCGCCATAAAGTTACCATGAGCTATACCCCCGCCTATTATCCAGAACATGGTCACCAACACTCCTACCCAAAGCACAACACTTATTTTCCCGATAGATTCTATTCTTCGGTATAGCAAGGCAACAATAGCCACAACTACCCCACCGCTCATCAGTTTAGATTCCCATGCGGTAAGTGGCGTCAGAAAAGAAAAGTAGTAAGAAAAACCTATTGCGGCGGACGCTATTACCAGCGGTGCCTGTATCATAGTTTGCCAAACGAACAAAAAGCTCATGAGCCTGCCCAGCTTTGTTTTGCCGTAAGTTTCTTTTAAAAAGTTGTATGATCCGCCGGCCATCGGGAAAGCGGCACCAAGCTCGCTCCAAACCATGGCATCAATAAAGGAAAGAATAGCGCCGGCAAGCCAGGCATACAAGAACCAGGGGCCGTTCATCATGCCTATTACCATAGGCAAAGTAATAAAGGGGCCTATGCCCACCATATCGGTCATGTTTATGGCTGTTGCCTGTGCAAGCCCCAGGCGGCGCGCGAGTGATTTTTCAGCCATAGTTTATGCTGCAAAAATAAGGTAATTAGCTAATCTGAGTTAATTATAGCGGTCAGTTTTATGTAATACTCTTCAGAAATTTTAAGCTCTCAAGATTTGCAAATAAACAATAAGCCATAGGATACAAGGTTGGTAACATCCATAGCAATTATCACTGCCCTAAAAATCAAAAATTATTTTCGTAGGGGTGTATCAGTTACACCAAAACGTCCGTCATGGTACTTAAACAGCCGGTTTCTACCCATAAGTTAAGTGGTGGGCAGAGCGCGCCTGGCCGGGCGTATCAACGTAAGTTAAGTGAGTGAATTTGAAATACTGGTTGGTCGGCTGTTTTCTTAAGTGTTCCACCCGGATGTTAGATCAATAACTGGTAATTGTACTCGTTACGGGGTGAAACACCAACTTCTTTGCTCTAAGTTTGTTCCTGTATCATGAACATCTATCAAAATAGCATTGCTCTGAGGGCACGCAGGCGTGGTTTTCACGTTATTACATCAGAAGTAATCTCGGCAATTCCTCAGCTTGGCCAGATCACTGCTGGTATATGCCAGGTTTTCATACAGCATACCTCTGCCTCGCTTTGCATCAACGAAAATGCTGACCCTACGGTACGGCAGGATTTTGAAATGTATTTTAACAAAGCCGTACCGGAGAACGACCCCGACTACCTGCACAACGATGAAGGTCCGGATGACATGCCGGCCCACTTAAAAGCTGCAATGCTTGGTAGTTCTGTCACTATCCCTATTCGCAATGGCCGGCTTGCCCTGGGTACATGGCAGGGCATTTACCTGTGCGAACATCGTGATCATGGCGGCGAGCGGCGGCTGGTAATTACCGCTTGGGGAGCTTAGCTACAGAGATTTAGTGCGCTACATTTAACAAGTGTAAGCACCAGCTTTCTTCCTTGTTTATGCTTCGGCTCACTGGTTTAGTCGTTAAAAGCATGTTCCTTTGTCGTTATTACCCCCTGATTGATAAGGAAAATTCTTGTGATCTTTGGAAAAGCTAAAACCAATGGAAACCCTGGAAATTAAACAAGCTGAAAAAAAGATATCGGCAACTGAAGTAAACCTTGCAGGATCGAGCTTCACAATGGCCTGCCTAAACAATGCCCGCTTTGAAGATGTAGCACTGGTTGGTGTGAAGATCACCAATGCAAATCTAAGCGATCTGGAAATTGATGGCGCTCAACTGGGTGGCGCCTTCATACACAATATAGGTATGCCACCAGAAGGGCATCCTTTTTTTGATCCTAACGCCAAACAACGACCATTGAAGTTCGAAAACTGCGACTTAAACAACAGTACCTTTACCAGCTGTGATCTTAGCGGAGTGAGTATATCCTGCTGCAATATAACAGGTATGCAAATAAACGGCATACTCGTGGAAGAGCTTCTAAAAGCCTACGAAAACCGCGGGTAGATGGTGCTTATACTATCATTATCGTCGGATTATTGCATCTTTGCTTATCTATGACGATAACAATATTGGCATTTGGCATTGCAAAGGACATCTTCGGCAGCAACACAATTACAGTCGACCTTCATGGGGATGTAGATGTTGCCTGTCTTAAAGATACACTGGAAGACCGTTACCCACGTTTAAAGCAACTTTCCAGCTACATGGTTGCTGTTAACAACGAATATGCTGACAATACGCTGGCTTTAACCATGAGTGATGAGATAGCAATTATACCACCTGTTAGCGGAGGTTAAAATGGATATCAACGTAGAACTGCATTCAACACCTTTAGACGTATCAGCCTGTATCGACAGGGTAATGTCTCCGGAAGCTGGTGGCATAGATGTTTTTATTGGCACCGTTCGCAATGCCACAAAGGGCAAAGCCGTAGTAAGACTCGAGTTTGAAGCTTATGAACAAATGGCTGTCAAGGAGATGATCAAGATAGCTGAGCAAGCTTTTACGAAATGGACACTGCTTAAAGTGCTTGTTCATCATCGTACCGGGGTTTTGGAGGTCGGCGATGTGCCTGTAATAATAGCTGTATCATCACCTCACCGCGATGCTGCATTTGAGGCTTGCCGGTATGTAATCGATACATTAAAGCAAACCGTACCCATCTGGAAAAAAGAAGTGTTTGAAGATGGTGAGACTTGGGTAGCGGCCCACCCCTAGCAATTATCAGTGCTCTTCTAACCCCGACCAGCCTGCGAGTCCATCCTGCAGGGAAAACGCATCTACAGCCTGCATTTTATCCTTTACTATTTTTACTGCCTCGGCGCTACGCTTGCCTGTTGCGCAGTAAAACACTACTTTTTTGCCGGTACTTAATTTATCGAGATTCTGCTCTAACTCATCCAAGGGGATGTGCTCTCCACCAATATCCTCCAGGTCACGCTCCTGATAGGTGCGTACGTCGATCAATTGTACTTCTGCAATGCTGCGCTTTAACGCCAAAGGCGAAATTGTTTGTACATCAACAGTTTGTGCAAGTTCCGTTATGCTCGTTTTGGTAGTCGCCCCTATTTTTACGATCCTGCTTTGCATACTCAGCACATCAAATACAAGTACTTTTCCGGTGAGGACGCCTAGCGAACCTGTAATGTACTTTATAACCTCATTAGCCTGTATACAACCTATTATCCCCGCCAGTGTAGGGATAAC is a window of Mucilaginibacter terrenus DNA encoding:
- a CDS encoding phytanoyl-CoA dioxygenase family protein — protein: MMTEQKTMETMTMAAGPKNAHKEIPGNPSTAKSSTLKLNDRSSGKSLQVMSEEDWKFWIENGYVIIKSAVPREQAEKLAAYIWEYEDKDANDINTWYKRPNAQMQMAELNNTGMVEIYNHQLMWDNRQTPKVHQAFADVWGTEKLWVTIDRANLNFPLRPGFEYKGFIHWDYDPETKPQNVQGVLALADQTDEAMGGFQCIPELYRTYDTWKLTQPADRDHYKPDTTGFELVKVKLEAGDLLIFNSLLPHGIRANTSGNKVRIAQYIAMMPAQEDDEDLVNWRINSWKSREAMQGYAFPGDPLEREKKNPVAELTELGEKLLGVRKW
- a CDS encoding helix-turn-helix domain-containing protein — protein: MNEIQLEKVDFEPGKSFKLFSPRLRNTFLWHYHPEFELVYVEADAGIRHVGAHISSYTQSDLVLIGSNIPHLNFDYRLRSDYHQIVVQLRENFLGRAIGTAPEMALIDQLFKRAKRGIAFYGETRTAIASRLKNLKEMNSFEQLIELVRIFNVLAQSNEYLILNEDDISIQFFLKDKIRMGAIYEYIDANYNRKPDVNVVAAKVNLTTAAFCRYFKRQTKMTFTDFVNQYRIDIAKNLLMQDKNITETCYDVGFESLSYFNKLFKKLVGVNPSNFRKNIRQQVS
- a CDS encoding APC family permease; this encodes MAEKSLARRLGLAQATAINMTDMVGIGPFITLPMVIGMMNGPWFLYAWLAGAILSFIDAMVWSELGAAFPMAGGSYNFLKETYGKTKLGRLMSFLFVWQTMIQAPLVIASAAIGFSYYFSFLTPLTAWESKLMSGGVVVAIVALLYRRIESIGKISVVLWVGVLVTMFWIIGGGIAHGNFMAPIKHINDGFKVNYAFVAAIGFASVKSVYSYLGYYNVCHLGGEIINPSKNIPRSMFLSIAGIALLYLLMNISVVSVIPWQQAKDSKFVISEFMQYLAGDTAAKVVTCLVLLVAFSSVFSATLGYSRIPYAAAADGAFFKVFAKLHPKGNFPYVSLLVLGAIAFAFSLLFKLSDVISAILAMRILVQFIAQAIGLLLLRKSRKTSLFPYKMPFFPVPVILAVLIWLGILISTGLHMVAGGLIAIAAGTVVYFVKAKMNREWPYQPKNIVE
- a CDS encoding secondary thiamine-phosphate synthase enzyme YjbQ, which gives rise to MNIYQNSIALRARRRGFHVITSEVISAIPQLGQITAGICQVFIQHTSASLCINENADPTVRQDFEMYFNKAVPENDPDYLHNDEGPDDMPAHLKAAMLGSSVTIPIRNGRLALGTWQGIYLCEHRDHGGERRLVITAWGA
- a CDS encoding pentapeptide repeat-containing protein produces the protein METLEIKQAEKKISATEVNLAGSSFTMACLNNARFEDVALVGVKITNANLSDLEIDGAQLGGAFIHNIGMPPEGHPFFDPNAKQRPLKFENCDLNNSTFTSCDLSGVSISCCNITGMQINGILVEELLKAYENRG
- a CDS encoding MoaD/ThiS family protein translates to MTITILAFGIAKDIFGSNTITVDLHGDVDVACLKDTLEDRYPRLKQLSSYMVAVNNEYADNTLALTMSDEIAIIPPVSGG
- a CDS encoding molybdenum cofactor biosynthesis protein MoaE, translated to MDINVELHSTPLDVSACIDRVMSPEAGGIDVFIGTVRNATKGKAVVRLEFEAYEQMAVKEMIKIAEQAFTKWTLLKVLVHHRTGVLEVGDVPVIIAVSSPHRDAAFEACRYVIDTLKQTVPIWKKEVFEDGETWVAAHP